The following proteins come from a genomic window of Synechococcus sp. BIOS-E4-1:
- a CDS encoding DUF3854 domain-containing protein: MQDLCIQLVKNHGIDHTLFADGFITTGADKGWEDAIDRHAEAKKKQARDNSELRPNEVAQAERDLNRMASRTLKETPFINWNLYSAVITDRGIIKPGLEWAGHRLHPSIRTGDDDEIKFDCRSSRVKVFLPPLSWSGAMELLDHYGFDCPDDQYSIEKAWQFVFDNPEVPVHVEESALKALASSSIGQLAVALNGINSGGQKLRSDRLRKPLEMLAAGGRRITVRFDAGNSSVRMAQQLHRQLSKAGADARWYCWIGSYAKTDDYVAAKLRGMQVPASLPILGHQEDLGVRGFFSQAPYSRLRKQWSTITIDREFEPEDIQKASIDSRVIALVGATGTAKTKASVAAVDLMERELGHRMVVLGLYHRASLVHKGAAEFGVRDMSAARNTVERTLGVHEGVFNRDGLFCCCESIQKPPGNEWDMWRWSHELEENPRPTFLFMDETSQTGMHLLVGGTERMPEVRREAVRALERLLKNPCVTVIAAESGLGDIELEWLKETTGTTPRVIQTTFARERVLYVGETNRENIDLLQQLSAQALEDGHKVWASFGEAKSMIEFSAVFTDEKNVLQISAENSSSQAVSEFMGNTEGSGPAYDMVAMSPSVISGISMAKTSVGIAACVQQYAMGPEDALQALDRARSAQVRVLLMPSVVPNAMVGTRKTTFEAVQRAKSKAASHGDLDAYRDFAGAISTGSLFYSHELEARNNYEAFANEHVLKCRLQEQGYTLKPFLELLAQNPNKGATTSRKVRAKRQRDNAKSFRQGLLRQLCKREIRLGEARSQAQKASVTGLAVDYERRDPSHAFYWLERLSVISLIDAGMFHEGTQEFAAVASLVQNLVKKEAQELKQLLGGKIVIPGPDDVVKATFIKALVQMAGFDVARGKQVSTNGIRVWSYTVS; encoded by the coding sequence GTGCAGGATCTCTGTATTCAACTGGTTAAAAACCACGGTATTGATCACACCCTGTTTGCAGACGGTTTCATCACAACCGGTGCAGACAAGGGATGGGAAGACGCGATTGATCGCCACGCTGAGGCCAAGAAGAAGCAGGCCAGGGACAACAGCGAACTACGCCCTAACGAGGTGGCGCAGGCTGAACGTGACCTGAACCGGATGGCCTCCAGGACTTTGAAGGAAACCCCTTTCATTAACTGGAACCTCTATTCAGCGGTGATCACTGACCGGGGCATCATCAAGCCCGGACTGGAGTGGGCCGGCCATCGGTTACATCCCTCCATCCGTACCGGTGACGACGACGAGATCAAATTCGACTGCCGTTCATCACGGGTGAAGGTTTTCCTCCCTCCCCTGAGCTGGTCTGGAGCCATGGAGCTTCTGGATCACTACGGCTTTGATTGCCCGGATGATCAATACAGCATCGAGAAGGCTTGGCAGTTCGTCTTTGATAACCCTGAGGTCCCTGTTCACGTCGAGGAGTCAGCCCTGAAGGCGTTGGCTTCATCTTCGATCGGGCAGCTCGCAGTCGCCCTCAATGGCATCAACTCTGGTGGCCAGAAGCTTCGATCTGATCGTCTCCGCAAGCCGTTGGAGATGTTGGCCGCAGGTGGTCGCCGGATCACGGTTCGGTTCGACGCGGGAAACTCCTCTGTACGAATGGCTCAGCAACTCCATCGCCAGCTATCAAAGGCCGGTGCTGATGCTCGCTGGTACTGCTGGATCGGTAGCTATGCCAAGACGGACGACTATGTCGCCGCGAAGTTGCGTGGGATGCAAGTGCCCGCCAGCCTTCCAATTCTCGGCCACCAGGAGGATCTGGGCGTCCGTGGCTTCTTTAGCCAAGCCCCTTACAGCCGACTCCGTAAGCAGTGGTCAACTATCACCATCGACAGGGAATTTGAACCGGAGGACATACAGAAGGCATCCATCGACAGTCGCGTGATCGCTTTGGTTGGTGCGACCGGTACCGCCAAGACGAAAGCCTCGGTGGCTGCTGTGGACCTGATGGAGAGAGAGCTAGGCCATCGGATGGTTGTACTGGGCCTGTATCACCGTGCCTCGCTTGTCCATAAGGGCGCTGCTGAATTCGGCGTACGTGACATGTCGGCAGCACGCAACACGGTGGAACGCACTCTTGGCGTGCATGAGGGAGTCTTCAACAGAGATGGTCTTTTCTGTTGTTGTGAGTCGATCCAGAAGCCTCCAGGCAATGAATGGGATATGTGGCGTTGGAGCCATGAGCTGGAGGAGAACCCACGGCCCACGTTCCTGTTCATGGATGAGACCTCTCAGACCGGGATGCACCTTCTGGTCGGTGGTACTGAACGGATGCCAGAGGTTCGCCGTGAAGCTGTCAGGGCACTTGAACGTCTCCTGAAAAATCCCTGCGTCACCGTGATCGCCGCTGAATCCGGCTTGGGTGACATCGAGCTGGAGTGGCTGAAAGAGACAACCGGAACAACACCCCGCGTCATTCAGACCACCTTCGCCAGGGAGCGTGTTCTGTACGTGGGGGAAACCAATAGAGAGAACATCGACTTGCTGCAGCAGCTTTCGGCCCAAGCCCTGGAAGACGGGCACAAGGTCTGGGCATCGTTCGGGGAAGCCAAATCAATGATCGAATTCTCGGCTGTCTTCACTGACGAGAAGAACGTCCTTCAGATCAGCGCAGAAAACTCATCGTCTCAGGCAGTGTCTGAATTCATGGGGAACACAGAAGGGAGCGGTCCGGCTTACGACATGGTGGCGATGTCTCCCTCAGTCATCTCCGGCATCTCAATGGCTAAGACCTCTGTGGGCATTGCTGCCTGTGTTCAGCAGTACGCCATGGGTCCTGAGGATGCTCTGCAGGCTCTTGATCGGGCTCGCAGTGCTCAGGTCCGGGTGTTGTTGATGCCCTCGGTTGTTCCGAATGCAATGGTGGGCACCAGAAAAACTACCTTTGAAGCAGTTCAACGGGCTAAATCAAAGGCCGCCAGTCATGGTGATCTTGATGCCTATAGGGACTTCGCTGGAGCAATTTCAACCGGCTCACTTTTTTATTCTCACGAATTAGAGGCTCGGAATAATTATGAGGCCTTCGCTAATGAACACGTGCTTAAGTGCCGTCTCCAGGAACAGGGTTACACGCTAAAGCCATTCCTTGAATTGTTGGCACAGAACCCCAATAAGGGAGCCACAACATCACGGAAGGTACGGGCAAAGCGTCAGCGCGACAATGCAAAGTCATTCCGCCAGGGTTTATTGCGTCAACTCTGTAAGAGAGAGATCCGTTTAGGCGAAGCACGATCACAGGCTCAGAAAGCGTCTGTAACTGGTCTTGCTGTTGATTACGAAAGAAGGGATCCAAGTCATGCTTTTTACTGGCTGGAGAGGCTCTCCGTGATCTCTCTGATTGATGCTGGGATGTTCCATGAAGGCACCCAGGAATTTGCAGCCGTAGCCTCCCTTGTGCAAAACCTGGTCAAGAAAGAAGCTCAAGAACTGAAGCAACTCCTTGGCGGCAAAATTGTCATCCCAGGTCCAGATGATGTGGTGAAGGCAACGTTCATTAAGGCACTGGTACAAATGGCTGGGTTTGATGTGGCCAGAGGCAAACAGGTCTCCACCAATGGCATTCGAGTCTGGTCGTATACGGTCTCCTGA
- a CDS encoding Nif11-like leader peptide family natural product precursor, translating into MSEEQFKAFMEKVKSDTILQEKLKVAANPDAVLAIAREAGFEVSDDDLTKELTEAELEGVAGGGSYMQGGCGDGSCQKDCRASTYCTVNW; encoded by the coding sequence ATGTCAGAGGAACAGTTCAAAGCCTTCATGGAAAAAGTTAAATCAGACACTATCCTTCAGGAGAAGCTTAAGGTTGCAGCGAACCCTGATGCAGTTCTTGCGATTGCCAGAGAGGCTGGGTTTGAGGTTTCTGATGACGACCTTACTAAAGAGCTCACTGAGGCTGAGCTGGAAGGCGTGGCTGGTGGTGGGAGCTATATGCAAGGCGGGTGTGGGGATGGCAGTTGCCAAAAAGACTGCCGAGCGTCGACTTATTGCACTGTGAATTGGTAG
- a CDS encoding Nif11-like leader peptide family natural product precursor produces the protein MSLEQLKAFLAKVKGDSNLQEKLKATKSPEDVVGIAKEHGHEFTADKITELSEEELEGVAGGNWCTFGMYSDPCQNPLH, from the coding sequence ATGTCCCTAGAACAACTCAAGGCATTCCTCGCCAAGGTCAAAGGTGATTCCAATCTTCAGGAGAAACTAAAAGCAACTAAGTCACCTGAAGATGTTGTGGGCATCGCTAAAGAACACGGCCACGAATTCACTGCTGATAAGATCACTGAACTCAGTGAAGAGGAACTAGAAGGCGTGGCTGGTGGCAATTGGTGTACTTTTGGAATGTATTCAGACCCTTGTCAAAACCCTCTGCATTGA
- a CDS encoding Nif11-like leader peptide family natural product precursor, with the protein MSEEQLKAFLEKVKADTSLQEKLKAAADANTVAAIAKDAGFSISADDLDNAPIKLSEEELEGVAAGAASQTLKLCNHCSAIKCI; encoded by the coding sequence ATGTCAGAAGAACAACTCAAAGCTTTTCTAGAGAAGGTCAAAGCTGACACCAGCCTTCAGGAGAAGCTCAAGGCAGCAGCTGATGCCAATACTGTTGCTGCGATTGCGAAAGATGCTGGGTTTAGTATTTCTGCTGATGACTTGGATAACGCTCCAATAAAGCTTTCAGAAGAAGAGCTTGAAGGCGTGGCTGCAGGGGCTGCCTCCCAGACTTTGAAGCTGTGCAACCACTGCAGCGCAATCAAGTGTATTTAA
- a CDS encoding Nif11-like leader peptide family natural product precursor — MTQEQLTAFIANAKGNTSLQGQLKAAADTNAVAAIAKEAGFSISADDLKNAQSEVSDEELEGVAGGADRPATYYWGPATYGPATYSYLF; from the coding sequence ATGACACAAGAACAACTCACAGCTTTCATCGCTAACGCCAAAGGCAACACCAGCCTTCAGGGGCAGCTCAAAGCAGCGGCTGATACCAATGCTGTTGCTGCGATTGCAAAAGAAGCAGGATTTAGCATCTCTGCTGATGACTTGAAGAACGCTCAATCAGAGGTTTCAGACGAAGAACTGGAAGGCGTGGCTGGTGGTGCTGATAGACCTGCTACCTATTACTGGGGACCTGCTACCTATGGACCTGCTACCTATTCCTACCTATTTTAA
- a CDS encoding Nif11-like leader peptide family natural product precursor: protein MSEDQLKAFLEMVKADTSLQEKLNGAADADAVVEIAKDAGFKISAEDLKNAQVTELSDEELEGAAGGDQTEEGTALVVCRGC from the coding sequence ATGTCAGAAGACCAACTGAAAGCCTTCCTGGAGATGGTCAAAGCAGACACCAGCCTGCAGGAGAAGCTCAATGGAGCTGCAGATGCAGATGCTGTTGTGGAGATTGCCAAGGACGCAGGCTTTAAGATTTCTGCTGAAGACTTGAAGAACGCTCAAGTCACAGAGCTTTCAGATGAGGAATTGGAGGGCGCAGCTGGAGGTGATCAGACAGAAGAGGGTACAGCTTTGGTTGTGTGTAGGGGTTGTTAA
- a CDS encoding phage integrase SAM-like domain-containing protein, with product MGRDLPTRVASAPRGLGLYRRVGRDGFFFVKNLAAQAKLYPGRIKPKYIDEWIKRADGTLVTSQKEAESYCHRRNGQIQEMLLTLAGNTVDYSGTDLEGIAQQLANQWISAAQRGLNLQDMNSTVLQAFANTASGGKGHHETEDGKVLFAEIQRTEKEKAFFKEHPQLEHKPYVQLTKEERELLEKFLKSFTLDDLDVDGRIYVIDKAKLEEGRKIEQLCWDNGFRPTENGLDRILERFSDLVKDHLEIADVARVQGRLKAPKPALEEKSTTWQRLLGAKQEEGVAVGTLAGMTKAAERLESWTKANYSLHLPGAIDDEVAKQYRSWLFSGDSGLSSSSVSKEVRYLNSIFNASVRQGLLEENPFRNLPKDRRAAMQQQVDSRKTVDSNKVISPEEARSIYERMNSDKRGNRDSGFDLFYLQAVTGTRIQEVAGLRRCDFTERKFDGKTYKCIEIVRWSKRGIAVLGERGGLKTPQSERIVPLPNCAEEIWNKHAGPKSKEPAFPKEEPKTERAHWGDNLARRMRDKIPDFPGTHSWRETLINNLLNSAVPARIVEMVTGKTGNTPLSQYTSDDLPSMARAIELHAEHLALPAYKGEQQ from the coding sequence TTGGGTCGCGATCTTCCGACAAGAGTTGCTTCCGCTCCCCGTGGGCTTGGGCTCTATCGACGTGTAGGTCGGGATGGATTCTTCTTTGTCAAAAACCTGGCGGCTCAGGCAAAGCTCTACCCAGGTCGGATCAAGCCGAAATACATAGACGAGTGGATCAAGAGAGCTGACGGGACGCTGGTCACGAGCCAGAAGGAAGCCGAGAGCTATTGCCACAGGCGCAATGGCCAGATCCAAGAAATGCTGCTCACGCTGGCTGGCAACACCGTTGATTACAGCGGCACAGATCTAGAGGGAATCGCTCAACAGCTGGCCAATCAGTGGATCTCAGCGGCACAGCGTGGATTGAACCTGCAGGACATGAATTCCACTGTCTTGCAAGCCTTCGCCAATACGGCTTCGGGCGGGAAGGGTCACCACGAAACAGAAGACGGAAAAGTTCTATTTGCAGAGATCCAGCGAACAGAGAAAGAAAAGGCCTTTTTCAAAGAGCATCCACAGCTGGAACACAAGCCCTATGTGCAATTAACAAAGGAAGAGCGGGAGTTACTAGAGAAGTTCCTTAAGTCGTTCACCCTTGACGATCTGGATGTGGATGGCCGCATTTATGTCATTGACAAAGCAAAGCTTGAAGAGGGCAGGAAGATTGAACAACTCTGCTGGGATAACGGCTTCAGACCGACAGAAAACGGACTAGATCGCATCCTGGAGCGGTTCTCTGATCTGGTTAAAGACCACCTGGAGATCGCCGACGTTGCCCGCGTACAGGGTCGACTGAAAGCACCAAAACCAGCACTGGAAGAAAAGAGCACCACCTGGCAGAGATTGCTTGGGGCCAAGCAGGAGGAAGGCGTTGCTGTCGGCACCCTGGCTGGCATGACAAAGGCCGCTGAAAGACTGGAGAGCTGGACTAAAGCGAACTACTCACTGCACCTTCCAGGAGCCATCGACGATGAGGTTGCGAAGCAGTACAGGAGCTGGCTTTTCAGTGGTGACTCGGGCCTGTCGTCTTCGAGTGTCAGCAAAGAGGTTCGCTACCTAAACAGCATCTTCAACGCTTCCGTCAGGCAAGGCCTACTTGAGGAGAACCCGTTCAGGAACCTGCCAAAGGATCGACGGGCTGCCATGCAACAGCAGGTGGATTCACGCAAGACGGTTGATTCCAACAAGGTGATCAGTCCTGAGGAAGCGCGATCGATCTATGAGCGGATGAACAGCGACAAGCGCGGCAACCGTGATTCAGGGTTTGATCTCTTCTATCTACAGGCCGTTACTGGCACCCGAATCCAGGAGGTGGCGGGTCTCAGGCGATGTGATTTCACCGAGCGGAAGTTCGACGGCAAAACCTACAAGTGCATCGAGATTGTGCGCTGGAGCAAGAGGGGCATTGCGGTCCTGGGGGAGCGTGGCGGCCTCAAGACTCCACAGTCAGAACGGATCGTTCCCTTACCCAACTGCGCAGAGGAGATATGGAATAAACACGCTGGGCCAAAGAGCAAGGAACCTGCATTCCCGAAGGAAGAGCCCAAAACAGAACGCGCTCACTGGGGAGACAACCTTGCTCGACGCATGCGGGACAAGATTCCTGACTTCCCTGGTACGCATTCCTGGCGGGAAACCCTGATCAACAACCTGCTCAACAGCGCGGTTCCTGCGCGGATCGTGGAGATGGTCACAGGCAAGACGGGGAACACACCGCTCAGTCAATACACCTCTGATGACCTGCCATCAATGGCGCGGGCGATCGAGCTGCATGCCGAACACCTTGCCCTGCCTGCCTACAAGGGGGAGCAACAGTAA
- the glnA gene encoding type I glutamate--ammonia ligase produces MAKTAQDVLRQIKDEGIELIDLKFTDLHGKWQHLTVCQDLIEPESFTEGLAFDGSSIRGWKAINASDMAMVPDPETAWVDPFYRHKTLSMICSIQDPRTGEAYERCPRALAQKALAYLASTGLADMAFFGPEPEFFLFDDVRYNSAEGGSFYSVDTIEAGWNTGRIEEGGNLAYKIQEKEGYFPIAPNDTAQDIRSEMLLMMAQLGIPIEKHHHEVAGAGQHELGMKFAELIQAADNVMTYKYIVRNVAKKYGKTATFMPKPVFNDNGSGMHVHQSLWKGGQPLFFGEGTYANLSQTARWYIGGILKHAPSFLAFTNPTTNSYKRLVPGFEAPVNLVYSEGNRSAAVRIPLTGPSPKAKRLEFRSGDALANPYLAFSAMMMAGIDGIKNQIDPGDGVDVDLFELPAEELKKIATVPASLNGALEALNADHHYLLEGGVFTKDFIDKWIDLKYEEVQQLRQRPHPHEFVMYYDA; encoded by the coding sequence ATGGCCAAAACCGCCCAGGACGTGCTTCGTCAGATCAAAGATGAAGGCATCGAGCTGATCGACCTTAAGTTCACGGACCTGCACGGCAAGTGGCAGCACCTCACTGTCTGTCAGGACCTGATCGAGCCTGAATCCTTCACGGAGGGCCTGGCCTTCGATGGCTCGTCCATCCGTGGCTGGAAGGCGATCAACGCTTCCGACATGGCCATGGTTCCCGACCCCGAAACAGCATGGGTCGATCCGTTTTACAGACATAAAACGTTGAGCATGATTTGCTCGATTCAGGATCCCCGCACGGGAGAAGCCTACGAACGCTGTCCCAGGGCTCTTGCCCAGAAAGCACTGGCCTACCTGGCCAGCACCGGACTTGCCGATATGGCGTTCTTCGGTCCGGAGCCGGAATTCTTCCTGTTTGACGACGTGCGATACAACTCCGCCGAAGGCGGTTCGTTCTACAGCGTTGACACCATCGAAGCCGGCTGGAACACAGGCCGGATCGAAGAAGGCGGCAACCTTGCTTACAAGATTCAGGAGAAAGAGGGTTATTTCCCCATCGCCCCGAACGACACCGCCCAGGACATCCGCTCGGAAATGCTGCTGATGATGGCTCAGCTGGGCATTCCCATCGAAAAGCACCACCACGAAGTGGCGGGAGCTGGTCAGCACGAACTGGGCATGAAGTTCGCCGAGCTGATTCAGGCCGCCGACAACGTGATGACGTACAAATACATCGTGCGCAATGTCGCCAAGAAGTACGGCAAGACCGCAACCTTTATGCCCAAGCCGGTCTTCAATGACAATGGCTCAGGCATGCACGTGCACCAAAGCCTCTGGAAAGGCGGGCAACCCCTGTTCTTCGGGGAAGGGACCTACGCCAATCTGTCGCAGACAGCACGCTGGTACATCGGCGGCATCCTCAAGCATGCGCCCTCATTCCTGGCCTTCACCAACCCCACAACCAACAGCTACAAACGACTGGTTCCAGGCTTTGAAGCCCCGGTGAACCTGGTCTATTCGGAAGGAAACCGCTCTGCAGCAGTGCGCATTCCACTCACCGGACCCAGTCCGAAAGCCAAGCGACTTGAATTCCGCTCCGGTGACGCCCTGGCCAATCCGTACCTCGCTTTCAGCGCGATGATGATGGCCGGCATCGACGGCATCAAAAATCAGATCGACCCCGGCGACGGTGTTGATGTTGATCTTTTCGAGCTGCCCGCTGAAGAGCTGAAGAAGATCGCCACCGTTCCCGCATCCCTGAACGGTGCACTGGAAGCTCTCAACGCCGACCATCACTACCTGCTGGAAGGCGGCGTCTTCACCAAGGACTTCATCGACAAGTGGATCGACCTGAAATACGAAGAGGTGCAGCAGCTGCGTCAGCGGCCGCATCCCCACGAATTCGTGATGTACTACGACGCCTGA
- a CDS encoding allophycocyanin subunit beta yields MRDAITGLIGQYDQLGRYLDRSAINRIESYLDEADVRVLAVEIINREASELVREASQRLFQADPELLLPGGNAYTTRRLAACLRDMDYFLRYASYSLIAGDSTILNERVLNGLDDTYKSLGVPTGPTVRSMVLLADVLCERLLNEGVRQDRCALVRQPFEHMASGLAASDVRQR; encoded by the coding sequence ATGCGCGATGCCATCACCGGACTGATCGGTCAGTACGACCAGCTGGGGCGCTATCTCGATCGCTCTGCGATCAATCGCATTGAGTCTTACCTCGATGAAGCGGATGTTCGTGTCCTCGCTGTGGAAATCATCAACCGTGAGGCTTCCGAGCTTGTGCGTGAAGCGAGCCAGAGACTTTTTCAGGCGGATCCCGAGCTGTTGCTTCCAGGCGGAAACGCTTACACAACCCGCCGCCTGGCTGCCTGCCTGAGGGACATGGATTATTTCCTTCGCTATGCCAGCTACTCCTTAATTGCCGGCGACAGCACCATTCTCAACGAGCGGGTTCTGAACGGACTGGATGACACCTACAAGAGTCTGGGCGTTCCAACCGGGCCGACCGTCAGAAGCATGGTGCTTCTGGCTGATGTTCTCTGTGAACGCCTTCTCAACGAGGGTGTTCGTCAGGATCGCTGCGCTCTTGTGCGTCAGCCTTTCGAGCACATGGCCTCCGGTCTTGCCGCCAGTGACGTGCGTCAGCGCTGA
- a CDS encoding alanine--glyoxylate aminotransferase family protein, protein MTHSHLSVDPCHRCSIGPIDTPDRLLLGPGPSNAHPTVLQALARTPIGHLDPLYVELMGEVQELLRYAWQTDNRLTLPMSGTGSSAMEATLANTVEPGDTVLVAVKGYFGNRLMDMAGRYRSDVQVIEKPWGEAFSLEEIEAGIKKHKPAILAMVHAETSTGICQPMEGIGDLCREHDCLLLLDTVTSLGGVPLYLDAWKVDLAYSCSQKGLSCPPGLGPFTMGPRAEAKLAARQDKVPNWYLDVSLLNQYWGSDRVYHHTAPVNMNFGMREALRLLSEEGLDQAWARHRRNAEALWTGLESLGLEMHVPEELRLPTLTTVRIPEDVDGKAFSSHLLNTHGIEVGGGLGVLAGKIWRIGLMGYNSTPENVDRLLNLFETELPRFRQNAAVAA, encoded by the coding sequence ATGACGCACTCTCACCTGTCGGTTGACCCGTGCCATCGATGCTCCATCGGTCCGATTGACACACCCGACCGCTTGTTGCTGGGTCCCGGCCCCTCCAACGCTCATCCCACAGTCCTGCAGGCCCTGGCGCGTACGCCGATCGGTCACCTCGATCCGCTTTACGTGGAACTCATGGGTGAGGTACAGGAACTGTTGCGCTACGCCTGGCAGACCGACAACCGCCTGACGCTGCCGATGAGTGGCACGGGTAGTTCAGCCATGGAAGCCACTCTGGCCAACACGGTTGAACCCGGCGACACGGTTCTGGTTGCCGTGAAGGGTTACTTCGGCAATCGCCTCATGGATATGGCAGGTCGTTACCGCTCCGATGTTCAGGTTATTGAGAAGCCCTGGGGTGAGGCTTTCAGCCTTGAGGAGATCGAAGCGGGGATCAAGAAGCACAAGCCTGCGATCCTGGCGATGGTCCATGCCGAAACCTCAACCGGCATCTGCCAGCCGATGGAAGGGATCGGTGATCTGTGCCGTGAGCATGATTGCCTGCTGCTGCTCGACACGGTCACCTCCCTCGGAGGCGTGCCGCTCTACCTGGATGCCTGGAAGGTCGATCTGGCCTACAGCTGCAGTCAGAAGGGCCTTAGCTGCCCTCCGGGTCTTGGTCCCTTCACTATGGGACCGCGGGCAGAGGCCAAGCTGGCTGCCCGTCAAGACAAAGTTCCCAACTGGTATCTGGATGTCTCTCTGTTGAACCAGTACTGGGGCAGCGATCGTGTGTACCACCACACCGCTCCGGTGAACATGAACTTCGGCATGCGTGAAGCGCTTCGCCTCCTTTCCGAAGAAGGACTGGACCAGGCCTGGGCACGTCACCGTCGCAATGCCGAAGCCCTCTGGACTGGTCTTGAATCGCTCGGACTGGAAATGCATGTGCCGGAAGAGCTGCGATTGCCAACCCTCACCACGGTTCGCATTCCCGAAGATGTGGATGGCAAGGCTTTCTCCTCCCACCTGCTCAACACCCACGGCATCGAAGTTGGAGGAGGACTGGGTGTGCTTGCCGGCAAGATCTGGCGGATCGGTCTGATGGGTTACAACTCCACACCTGAAAATGTGGATCGTCTGCTCAATCTGTTCGAGACCGAGCTGCCCCGCTTCCGGCAGAACGCTGCCGTCGCTGCCTGA
- the tadA gene encoding tRNA adenosine(34) deaminase TadA, giving the protein MDERLTPVELENSQIHAWMERLLRRAEQLGKSGEIPVAAVVLDAKGRCIGHGSNRREWASDPLGHAELVALRQASLILGDWRLNQCTLIVTLEPCPMCAGALVQARVGRVIYGANDPKRGGLGSTIDLSKHPSAHHHMQVTGGVMALEASALLGRWFRQRRQRSAGSGAARSRTD; this is encoded by the coding sequence GTGGACGAGCGACTGACACCGGTCGAGCTGGAGAACTCCCAGATCCACGCCTGGATGGAACGCTTGCTCCGACGTGCTGAGCAGCTTGGCAAGTCGGGAGAGATCCCTGTCGCTGCGGTGGTGCTGGATGCGAAAGGACGCTGCATCGGCCACGGCAGCAATCGGCGCGAGTGGGCTTCAGATCCACTCGGACATGCGGAACTCGTGGCTTTGCGCCAGGCATCCTTGATCCTCGGCGACTGGAGACTGAACCAGTGCACCCTGATCGTGACGCTGGAACCCTGCCCGATGTGCGCGGGAGCTCTGGTGCAGGCCCGCGTTGGTCGGGTGATCTACGGAGCAAACGATCCGAAACGGGGTGGTCTTGGAAGCACGATTGATCTCTCCAAACACCCCAGCGCTCACCATCACATGCAGGTGACGGGAGGCGTGATGGCGCTTGAAGCATCAGCTCTTTTGGGACGCTGGTTCAGGCAGCGACGGCAGCGTTCTGCCGGAAGCGGGGCAGCTCGGTCTCGAACAGATTGA